From Amycolatopsis sp. WQ 127309:
GGTCCCGGCTGGTACCTCCGCAGGCTGTCCCGGATGGGGCCGGCGGAGGTCGTCGGCCGTGCCCGGCACGCCGTCGTCCAGCGGCAGTGGCGGTCCGCGCTGCCCGAGCCGCCCGCGTGGCCGTCACACCCACGGTTCACCGCCCAGCTGCCGGACGGCGTTCTTGGCAAGGTCTCCGGCGAGGCCGTGACGCGGCTGCTGGCCACGGCCGACCACCTGATGGCCGGCCGCGCCGAGTACTTCGGCGTCCTGCGCGACGACATGGTGTCGCCGGACTGGGCCCTGGACCCGAAGACCGGCCGCCGCGCGCCGCTGGACGTCTACGCCTTCGACGTGCCGTACCGGTCGGAGGACGAGGTCGGCGACATCAAGCAGATCTGGGAGCCGTCGCGCCACCAGCACCTCACCGTGCTGGCCGCGGCGTACGCCCTGACCGGCACCGAGACGTACGCCGAGCGCGTCGCCGCGCACCTGCGGTCCTGGTGGGCGGCCAACCCGCCGTTGCGCGGGCCGCACTGGGTGAGCGGCATCGAGCTGGGCATCCGGCTGCTGTCGTGGGTCTGGGTCCGCCGCCTGCTCGACGGCTGGGCGGGCGTCACGGCGTTGTTCGAGGACAACCCGGACTTCCACCTGCAGCTGTGGCATCACCAGAACTGGCTGGCGACCCTGCGCAGCCACGGCTCGTCGGCGAACAACCACGTCATCGCCGAGGACGCCGGCCTGCTGGCCGCGGCGTGCGCGTTCGGCTGGTTCCCGGAGTCGCCGCGCTGGCGGGCCGAGGCGACCCGCTCGCTGGACGTCCAGCTGGGCCGCAACACCTTCGGCTCCGGGCTCAACGCCGAGCTCGCGTCCGAGTACCACGGCCTGGTGCTGGAGCTGGGCCTCGCGGCAGCGCTCGAGGCCGACGCGGCGGGCACCCCGGTGCCGGACTCCACCTGGGACGTCCTGCTCCGGATGACCGACGCCTTGGCGTCCATTGTGGACAACCGGTTCCGGCCGCCCCGGCAGGGCGACGCCGACGACGGCTTCGGCCTGATCGTCGACGGCTCCGAGACCAACCGCTGGGCGTCGCTGCTGGCCACCGGCGAGGTCCTGTTCGGCCGCCTCGACTGGTGGCCGGTGCCGGGTGACGACGTCCGCACGCCGCTGCTGACCGCGCTCGCCCTCCGGACACCGCGAGCCACGGGCGTCCGCCCCGGCCGGCGCCCCGCCCACCTGCGGGACGCGGGCATGACGATCCTGCGCTCGGGAAAGGTCTGGGCGCGGTGCGACGGCGGGCCGCACGGCTTCCTGTCGATCGCCGCGCACGCCCACGCCGACGCACTGTCGGTGGAGGTCCGCCACGACGGCGTCGACATCCTCGCCGACCCGGGCACCTTCTGCTACCACGGCGAGCCGCAGTGGCGGTCGTACTTCCGTTCCACGCTCGGCCACAACACCCTCGAACTGGGCGGTCAGGACCAGTCCGTGTCCGGCGGGCCGTTCCTCTGGACCCGGCACGCGGTGACGAAGGTGCTCGGCGTGCACACCCCCGACCACGGCCCGTCCCGATGGTCGGCGGCCCACGACGGCTACGCGCCGGCGGTGCACCGCCGGACGGTCGAGCTCGACGGAGCCGTGCTGAAGATCGTCGACGAGGTGCTCGGCGACACGGGCCCGGCCGCGCGGCTGGCGTTCCACCTGGGCCCGGCCGTCACGGCCACCTTGGACGGGAACGTCGCCCACCTGCGCTGGGAGGGTGACGGCCGGACGTTGGCCCCCGTCCACACCGCGGAGCTGGAACTGCCGGCCGAGCTGACGTGGACGGCCCACCGGGGTGAGCTCGACCCGCCGCTCGGCTGGTACTCGGCGGGCTTCGGCCGCAAGGAACCCTCGACCACCCTGGTCGGCTCCGGCACTCCCGGACACTCGATCACCCTGCTCCGCTTCAGTTAGGACCCGCCCGTGACAGCCCGCCGCTCCCGACTCCGCCGTGCCGCTCCGCTGCTCGGCGTGCTGCTCACGCTCGCGGCGTGCTCCAGCAGCCCCGACACCGGCGGCCCGGCCCAGGCGACCTCGGCTCCCAGCGGGTCGGTCGCGGCGGTCTGCGACAAGGAGCCGGCCGGCCCGACGGCGGCGCCGGCCGGTGCGGTGATCGTCGACCCGGCGGTCCCCAACGATCTCGCCGTGAAGACGCGTGCGGCCGGCCCGGGCACGACGTTCTGGCTCAAGCCGGGCAAGCACATCCTCGGCGACGACAAGTACGACCAGGTCTCGCCGAAGGACGGCGACGTCTACATCGGCGCGCCCGGCGCGATCCTCGACGGCCGGAAGATCAACCAGTACGCGTTCACCGGGCACGGGAACAACGTCAAGCTCACCTACTTGACCGTGCAGGGCTTCGCCGCGCCCCGCGACGAAGGTGTCGTCAACCACGACTCGGGCGACGGCTGGCAGATCGAGCACTCCACGATCCAGGACAACGACGGCGCCGGGCTGATGGCGGGCGCGCGCCAGCAGGTGCGCGGCAACTGCCTGCGCCGCAACGGCCAGTACGGGATCAACGCCTTCTCCGGCAGCACCCCGATCACCGCGCTGGTCGTCGAGGGCAACGAGATCGCCGGCAACAACACGGGCGACTGGGAAACGAAGATCGACGGCTGCGGCTGCACCGGCGGCGTCAAGTTCTGGGACGTCAACGGCGCCGACGTCCGCGGCAACTGGGTGCACGACAACCACGGCACCGGGCTGTGGGCCGACACCAACAACAACGACTTCCTCATCGAGGGCAACCTCATCGAGAACAACGACAGCGCCGCGATCATCTACGAGATCAGCTACAACGCGATCATCCGCGACAACACGATCCGGAAGAACAACTGGGTCGACGGCCGAAGGTACGCCGACAAGGGCGACAACTTCCCGACGCCGGCGATCTACATCTCCGAGTCCGGTGGCGAGCCGCGGATCAAGGCGCGGACCGCGAAGATCGAGATCTCCCGCAACTTCCTGGAGAACAACTGGTCCGGGATCACGTTGTGGGAGAACGCCGACCGGTACTGCAACAGCCCGGCCAACACCTCGTCCGGCGACTGCACCCGCCTGGTGCCGAACGTGAAGACGTGCGCGGCGCCGGCGATCACCACCGAGCCGCTGCTGAGCGACTGCCGCTGGAAGACCCAGCACGTCGACATCCACGACAACAAGTTCGTCCTGGACCCGGCCGTGGTCGGCTGCCAGGCCTCGTGCGGCCGGATGGCGCTGCTGTCGAACTTCGGCACCTACCCGGACTGGTCGCCCTACAAGAACGACGTCGTCCAGGAAGCCATCACGTACAAGCAGGACAACCGCTGGCACGACAACAGCTACGCCGGGCCGTGGACGTTCATCCCCTACACCACTGACCGCGTCATCGAGATCGGCGAGTGGCAGGGCTCGCCGTACTCGCAGGACTCCGGAAGCACCTTCACCGCGCAGGGCGGGGGCTGACATGGCGACACAAACCCGAACGACGGCGGGGATCCGCGGCGAAGCCACGGTCGAGCCCGCGTCGTCGACGCCGAAGTGGGCGGCACTGGCGTGGGCGCTGCTGATCATCAACACGCTCGGCTCGACCGGCGCGAAGACGGTCATCCCGCTGCCGCGGTCGGTCAGCCAGCTGGTCACGATGGGCTCGCTGATGACGGCCTTCGTGATCGCGCTGGCCCTGAACAAGCACCTGCGGATCCGGCCGAGCGCGTACCTGCTGCTGCTGACGTTGCTGCTGCTGTCCAGCATCCTGGCCAGCGCCGACCTGAAGGAAGGCGCGGGCGCGCTCTTCCGGTGCTTCCGGCTCACGGTCTTCCTCTCCACGCTCTGGTTGCTCACCCGCTGGTGGGACGGCGGGTTCGGGTTGGTCCGGTCCCACATCCGGACGTACGGGATCGTGCTCGCGTCGGTCGCGGTGGGCCTGGTCGTCTCGCCGGGCAACGCGATGCCCGAGGAGTACGGCGGCCGGCTGTCCGGCGCGATCTGGCCGCTCACGCCGCCGCAGATCGGCCAGTACGCCGCGGTCATCTCCGGCCTGACGCTCCTGCTCTGGTTCGGTCGCCGCACGACCTGGCGCAGTGCCCTGATCATCGTGGTGCCGGCCCTCGCGCTGCTGCTGCTCACGCACACCCGCACGGCGACGCTCGGCCTGCTCGCCGGGCTACTGGTGGCCTTCCTGTCGATGGCGCTGACCAGCGCCCGCGCCCGCAAGGTGTTCGCGTGGACGGCCGGTATCGGCGGTGTCGGCGGCCTCGTGCTGGCCGGCGCGCTGCAGGCGTGGTTCCTCCGCGGGCAGAGCGCGGACAACTTCTCCAGCCTGACCGGCCGCGCGAAGGTCTGGGACGCGTTGCTGGAGGCCCCGCGGACGACGTCGGAGTACATCTTCGGCGTCGGCCTGACGGACAAGTCCTACGACGGCCTCCCCATCGACAACAGCTGGCTGGCGATCTACCACGAGCAGGGGTTCGTCGGGATCGCGCTGGTCGCGGGCTTCCTCCTCACGTTGGTCGTGGTGGCCGTGCTGCGGCCGCCGTCCCTGGCTCGCGCGTGCGCGATCTTCCTGATCACCTACTGCATTTCGGCCTCCTACACCGAGGCCGGTCTCGGCGACGCGTCGCCGTACCTGCTCCACCTGGCCCTGGCCGCGTCGCTGCTGGTCCGCGGGGTGCCGCAGTCCGACGA
This genomic window contains:
- a CDS encoding alginate lyase family protein, coding for MMGPGWYLRRLSRMGPAEVVGRARHAVVQRQWRSALPEPPAWPSHPRFTAQLPDGVLGKVSGEAVTRLLATADHLMAGRAEYFGVLRDDMVSPDWALDPKTGRRAPLDVYAFDVPYRSEDEVGDIKQIWEPSRHQHLTVLAAAYALTGTETYAERVAAHLRSWWAANPPLRGPHWVSGIELGIRLLSWVWVRRLLDGWAGVTALFEDNPDFHLQLWHHQNWLATLRSHGSSANNHVIAEDAGLLAAACAFGWFPESPRWRAEATRSLDVQLGRNTFGSGLNAELASEYHGLVLELGLAAALEADAAGTPVPDSTWDVLLRMTDALASIVDNRFRPPRQGDADDGFGLIVDGSETNRWASLLATGEVLFGRLDWWPVPGDDVRTPLLTALALRTPRATGVRPGRRPAHLRDAGMTILRSGKVWARCDGGPHGFLSIAAHAHADALSVEVRHDGVDILADPGTFCYHGEPQWRSYFRSTLGHNTLELGGQDQSVSGGPFLWTRHAVTKVLGVHTPDHGPSRWSAAHDGYAPAVHRRTVELDGAVLKIVDEVLGDTGPAARLAFHLGPAVTATLDGNVAHLRWEGDGRTLAPVHTAELELPAELTWTAHRGELDPPLGWYSAGFGRKEPSTTLVGSGTPGHSITLLRFS
- a CDS encoding right-handed parallel beta-helix repeat-containing protein; this translates as MTARRSRLRRAAPLLGVLLTLAACSSSPDTGGPAQATSAPSGSVAAVCDKEPAGPTAAPAGAVIVDPAVPNDLAVKTRAAGPGTTFWLKPGKHILGDDKYDQVSPKDGDVYIGAPGAILDGRKINQYAFTGHGNNVKLTYLTVQGFAAPRDEGVVNHDSGDGWQIEHSTIQDNDGAGLMAGARQQVRGNCLRRNGQYGINAFSGSTPITALVVEGNEIAGNNTGDWETKIDGCGCTGGVKFWDVNGADVRGNWVHDNHGTGLWADTNNNDFLIEGNLIENNDSAAIIYEISYNAIIRDNTIRKNNWVDGRRYADKGDNFPTPAIYISESGGEPRIKARTAKIEISRNFLENNWSGITLWENADRYCNSPANTSSGDCTRLVPNVKTCAAPAITTEPLLSDCRWKTQHVDIHDNKFVLDPAVVGCQASCGRMALLSNFGTYPDWSPYKNDVVQEAITYKQDNRWHDNSYAGPWTFIPYTTDRVIEIGEWQGSPYSQDSGSTFTAQGGG
- a CDS encoding O-antigen ligase domain-containing protein, with product MATQTRTTAGIRGEATVEPASSTPKWAALAWALLIINTLGSTGAKTVIPLPRSVSQLVTMGSLMTAFVIALALNKHLRIRPSAYLLLLTLLLLSSILASADLKEGAGALFRCFRLTVFLSTLWLLTRWWDGGFGLVRSHIRTYGIVLASVAVGLVVSPGNAMPEEYGGRLSGAIWPLTPPQIGQYAAVISGLTLLLWFGRRTTWRSALIIVVPALALLLLTHTRTATLGLLAGLLVAFLSMALTSARARKVFAWTAGIGGVGGLVLAGALQAWFLRGQSADNFSSLTGRAKVWDALLEAPRTTSEYIFGVGLTDKSYDGLPIDNSWLAIYHEQGFVGIALVAGFLLTLVVVAVLRPPSLARACAIFLITYCISASYTEAGLGDASPYLLHLALAASLLVRGVPQSDEEAFIPAKGASVRGAAA